Proteins co-encoded in one Halorussus salinus genomic window:
- a CDS encoding DUF7331 family protein has protein sequence MTEKYDSANDRDDDRETDRYAAFSDGAGEVVVYDTTNNAAWMKSDAAVAVEEMV, from the coding sequence ATGACCGAAAAATACGACAGCGCGAACGACCGCGACGACGACCGGGAGACCGACCGATACGCCGCCTTCAGCGACGGCGCTGGCGAAGTCGTCGTCTACGACACGACGAACAACGCGGCGTGGATGAAGTCCGACGCGGCGGTCGCCGTCGAAGAGATGGTCTGA